The following coding sequences are from one Enterococcus sp. 4G2_DIV0659 window:
- a CDS encoding class I SAM-dependent DNA methyltransferase, translating to MAYETFAFVYDEVMDDSLYDQWLEFSKRHLPKGKMDVLEMACGTGALAVNFAKAGFTVTALDLSEEMLMMASKRAAEEEVHVQFVQGNMMDLSEMGQYHAITCFSDSLCYMANRQEVQQVFDDVYQALEDDGVFIFDVHSIYQVDKVFPEYSYHYQTEEFAFLWDSYPGEKEHSIEHFLTFFVKEHEKDDVFIRQDELHQERTYTMENYLMMLESAGFMDVEVYADFTDEAPTEESKRWFFVCKK from the coding sequence ATGGCATACGAAACATTTGCTTTTGTTTATGATGAAGTCATGGATGATAGCTTGTATGATCAATGGTTAGAATTTTCAAAGCGTCATTTGCCAAAAGGAAAAATGGACGTTTTAGAAATGGCTTGTGGAACTGGGGCGTTAGCAGTTAATTTTGCTAAGGCAGGTTTTACTGTTACTGCATTGGATTTATCCGAAGAAATGCTGATGATGGCAAGTAAACGTGCCGCTGAAGAAGAGGTGCATGTGCAGTTTGTTCAAGGGAATATGATGGACTTATCTGAAATGGGTCAATATCATGCAATTACATGTTTTTCTGATTCATTATGCTACATGGCGAATCGCCAGGAAGTCCAACAAGTATTTGATGATGTGTATCAAGCATTAGAGGATGACGGTGTCTTTATTTTTGATGTACACTCGATTTATCAAGTAGATAAAGTATTTCCAGAATACAGCTATCATTATCAGACAGAAGAATTTGCCTTTTTGTGGGATAGCTATCCTGGCGAAAAAGAACATAGTATTGAGCATTTTCTGACATTCTTTGTGAAAGAACATGAAAAAGATGATGTGTTTATTCGTCAAGATGAATTGCATCAAGAACGAACGTATACGATGGAAAATTACTTAATGATGTTGGAAAGTGCTGGTTTTATGGATGTTGAAGTTTATGCAGATTTCACAGATGAAGCACCGACAGAAGAAAGCAAACGCTGGTTTTTTGTTTGTAAGAAGTAA
- the rsfS gene encoding ribosome silencing factor, producing MLEIAVKAADSKRAEEIVALDVHEISLLADYFMICQATSERQINAIVDEIIEKEEEAKVEVKRVEGKDGGKWILIDLGDVIVHVFQSSERSFYNLEKLWSDAPMVDLHAWVE from the coding sequence ATTTTAGAAATCGCTGTAAAAGCAGCTGATTCCAAACGAGCAGAAGAAATTGTCGCTTTAGATGTGCATGAGATATCACTTTTAGCTGATTACTTCATGATTTGCCAAGCAACGAGTGAACGTCAAATCAATGCCATTGTGGATGAAATTATTGAAAAAGAAGAAGAAGCAAAAGTAGAAGTGAAAAGAGTAGAAGGAAAAGATGGCGGTAAGTGGATATTGATCGATTTAGGAGATGTCATCGTTCATGTATTTCAATCGTCTGAACGTTCATTCTATAACTTAGAAAAACTTTGGTCAGACGCACCAATGGTTGATCTTCACGCTTGGGTCGAGTAA
- the yqeK gene encoding bis(5'-nucleosyl)-tetraphosphatase (symmetrical) YqeK — protein sequence MDFSGKYTTFKREELMQKVQMHMSERRFKHVLGVEEMAIALAAKYGASEEKASIAALTHDYAKERPDEEFELIIKRDGYDPELLNYGNAIWHGLVGASMVQRELKIDDEEILQAIRLHTTGAAKMSLLDKIIYVADYIEPGRHFPGVKEARDIALVDLDEAVAYETKHTLMHLIEQEQKIYPKTIETYNYWVVGKN from the coding sequence ATGGATTTTAGCGGAAAATACACCACGTTTAAACGGGAAGAATTAATGCAGAAAGTTCAGATGCATATGAGTGAACGGCGATTTAAGCATGTTTTAGGGGTAGAGGAAATGGCGATAGCACTTGCTGCTAAATATGGTGCTTCTGAAGAAAAGGCAAGTATTGCAGCACTAACTCATGATTATGCCAAAGAACGCCCCGATGAAGAATTTGAATTGATCATCAAACGAGATGGGTATGATCCAGAGTTACTAAATTATGGCAATGCGATTTGGCACGGTTTAGTGGGTGCTAGTATGGTTCAAAGAGAACTTAAAATTGATGATGAAGAAATTTTACAAGCAATTCGTCTTCATACAACTGGTGCTGCCAAGATGAGTCTACTGGATAAAATTATCTACGTTGCTGATTATATTGAACCAGGAAGACATTTTCCAGGTGTAAAAGAAGCCCGTGACATTGCATTAGTTGATTTAGATGAGGCTGTTGCTTATGAAACAAAACATACATTGATGCATCTTATTGAACAAGAACAAAAAATTTACCCTAAAACGATTGAAACATATAATTATTGGGTAGTAGGAAAGAACTGA
- a CDS encoding nicotinate-nucleotide adenylyltransferase, giving the protein MRTNTNAALKAQVIVEEAKLFQKRKQVGILGGNFNPVHLAHLVMADQVQQQLGLDKVYLMPTYLPPHVDEKKTIDSEHRLAMLELAIADNRHLAVEPIELLRKGKSYTYDTMKTLTQNNPDTDYYFIIGGDMVEYLPKWYKIDELLTLTSFVGIRRPNYGTITPYPIIWVDVPQMDISSTMIRQKVKNGCSTRYLLPDSVIHYIEEKELYVDGF; this is encoded by the coding sequence ATGAGGACAAATACGAATGCTGCATTAAAAGCACAAGTAATTGTTGAAGAAGCTAAGCTTTTTCAAAAGCGTAAACAGGTAGGGATATTAGGCGGTAATTTTAATCCGGTTCATTTGGCGCATTTAGTCATGGCTGACCAAGTGCAACAGCAACTTGGCCTTGATAAAGTCTATTTGATGCCTACTTATTTACCGCCTCATGTAGATGAAAAAAAGACCATTGATAGTGAGCACCGTTTAGCAATGTTAGAATTAGCGATTGCTGATAATAGACATTTGGCGGTAGAGCCAATTGAATTGTTACGAAAAGGGAAAAGTTATACCTATGACACAATGAAAACATTAACTCAAAATAATCCTGATACCGATTACTATTTTATCATCGGCGGAGATATGGTAGAATATTTGCCAAAGTGGTATAAAATAGATGAGTTGCTGACCTTAACAAGCTTTGTAGGTATTCGCCGTCCAAACTATGGAACAATTACACCTTACCCAATTATTTGGGTGGACGTTCCACAAATGGATATCAGCTCAACAATGATTCGGCAAAAAGTCAAAAATGGTTGCTCAACGCGCTACTTACTGCCTGATAGTGTGATACACTATATAGAAGAAAAGGAGCTGTATGTAGATGGATTTTAG
- the yhbY gene encoding ribosome assembly RNA-binding protein YhbY, whose protein sequence is MELRGKQKRYLRSQAHHLQPIFQIGKGGLNAAMIVQINEALEKRELIKVTLLQNTDEIAEDVADALKAEIHCDIVQIIGRVLVLFKPSSKEKYQKISKEVKAI, encoded by the coding sequence GTGGAATTAAGAGGAAAACAAAAGCGTTATTTACGTAGTCAAGCACACCATCTACAACCGATTTTTCAAATTGGAAAAGGTGGTTTGAATGCTGCGATGATCGTTCAAATCAATGAAGCGTTGGAAAAACGCGAATTGATTAAAGTCACATTACTACAAAATACCGATGAAATTGCAGAAGATGTAGCTGACGCACTGAAGGCCGAAATTCATTGTGATATCGTTCAAATTATCGGTCGTGTGTTGGTTTTATTTAAACCATCATCAAAAGAAAAATACCAAAAGATCTCTAAAGAAGTTAAAGCAATTTAA
- the yqeH gene encoding ribosome biogenesis GTPase YqeH yields MSEHEAIQCIGCGAVIQTEHKEELGYTPKAAFEKGMETGEVYCQRCFRLRHYNDIQDVQLTDDDFLRLLNELGKEDALIVNVIDIFDFNGSLIPGLHRFIGNNPVLMVGNKVDILPKSLKKPKMIQWMKERAHEEGLRPVDVLLTSAKKPQEMEALLDTIEKYREGKDVYVVGVTNVGKSTLINQIIKQTAGVQDVITTSQFPGTTLDKIEIPLDDGHFLIDTPGIIHRHQMAHYLGKKDLKIIAPQKEIKPKVYQLNPEQTLFLGGLARFDFIQGERSSFIAYVSNDLMIHRTKLATADAFYEKHVGGLLQPPRPDEVAEFPELVRFEFSIKEKTDIVFAGLGWITVTDPCVVAGWAPKGVDVLKRKALI; encoded by the coding sequence ATGAGTGAACACGAAGCAATTCAATGTATTGGCTGCGGTGCAGTCATTCAAACAGAGCATAAAGAGGAATTAGGCTATACGCCAAAGGCTGCGTTTGAAAAAGGGATGGAGACAGGGGAGGTTTATTGCCAACGCTGTTTTCGTTTGAGACATTATAATGACATTCAAGATGTTCAATTGACGGACGATGACTTTTTACGTTTGTTGAATGAATTAGGAAAAGAAGATGCCTTGATTGTAAATGTTATTGATATTTTTGATTTCAACGGTTCATTGATTCCGGGATTGCATCGTTTTATCGGAAATAACCCTGTTTTGATGGTAGGAAATAAAGTCGACATTTTACCTAAATCATTAAAGAAACCTAAAATGATTCAATGGATGAAAGAACGTGCGCACGAAGAAGGTTTACGTCCAGTTGATGTATTATTGACTAGTGCCAAGAAACCTCAAGAAATGGAAGCTTTGCTTGATACCATCGAAAAGTATCGCGAAGGTAAAGATGTTTATGTAGTAGGTGTAACAAATGTTGGTAAATCAACACTAATCAATCAAATCATTAAACAAACGGCTGGCGTTCAAGATGTAATTACAACTTCCCAATTTCCTGGAACAACATTGGATAAAATTGAAATTCCGCTAGATGATGGTCACTTCTTGATTGATACACCAGGGATTATTCATCGTCATCAGATGGCACATTATCTTGGAAAAAAAGATTTAAAGATCATAGCACCTCAAAAAGAAATCAAGCCGAAAGTTTATCAGTTAAATCCTGAGCAAACATTGTTTTTAGGTGGGTTGGCGCGTTTTGATTTTATACAAGGAGAGCGCAGCTCGTTTATCGCATATGTATCAAATGATTTAATGATTCATCGAACAAAATTAGCTACAGCTGATGCATTTTATGAAAAACATGTTGGAGGTTTGTTGCAGCCACCTCGTCCAGATGAAGTAGCTGAATTTCCAGAACTTGTCCGATTTGAGTTTTCAATCAAGGAAAAGACAGATATTGTGTTTGCTGGACTTGGCTGGATTACTGTAACTGATCCATGTGTCGTTGCTGGATGGGCGCCAAAAGGTGTAGATGTTTTGAAAAGAAAAGCGTTGATTTAA